The Natrinema saccharevitans genome includes the window AGAGTCGGGCCCTGTCCATAGCCGTTCGACACGCTTTCCGCCAAAATAGTTGGATTATAAACACCTTGGCCGGCGGCCGGCTTGAGACCGAACTTCGAATCCCGGCGTCAGGGCGCGTAGTAGTACTCGCCCTCGCTTTTCTGCTGGCGGTCCAGCTGGGACTCGGGCTTGTTGATCCGCGGTCGGGACGTGCGCTCGTCGCGGCGGAACGTGACCTCGAGGTTCGCGAGGAACTCGTTCATGCCGTCGCGCATGGACTGGGGCTGGCCGGCACGACCCTGAACGGCGGGCTCGCCGTCGAAGACCATCAGCCGGTCGGCGAGCAGGTCCATCATGTAGATGTCGTGGTCGATGACCAGCACGGTGGCGTCTTGCTGTTCGGCGTAGCGCCGGATCGCCTTCGTGGCCTGGACCCGCTGTTCGACGTCGAGGTGGGCCGAGGGTTCGTCGAGCAGGTAGAGGTCGGCCGAATCGGAGAGACAGGCCGCGATGGCGACCCGCTGGCGCTCCCCGCCCGAGAGATCCGAGAGGTTCTGCTCCATGATCCGCTCCAACTGTAGGGGCTGGGCGATCTCGGTGTTCCAGTACGAGGAGCCGAACTGGTCGGTGATCGACGAGAGGAACGCGTCGACCCGCATGTGCTGATCGATGGTGACGTACTGGGGCTTGTAGGAGATGTCCAGATCGAGGTCGGCGTCGCCCTCGTCGGGCTCGAGGTTCCCTGTTAACAGTTTCGCGAAGGTCGACTTCCCGATCCCGTTGGGACCGACGACGCCCAGAACTTCGTTTTCCCGGATCGTGCCGCCCTCGACCTCGAGGGTGAACTCTCCGTCGCCGTAGCTCTTGGTGAGGTCGGGGTACTCGACGAGCGTATCGGCGCGGCTCACGCTCCTGGGCGCGTGTTCCTCGAACTCGATCGGGTTCGGTCGGATCCGCATGTTCTCGTTGTCGAGATAGCCCGAGAGGTACTCGTTGATCCCGTTGCGGACGGACTTCGGCGAGGTGATGACCCCGTACGCGCCGGGCTCACCGTAGGCGACGTGGAGCGTGTCGGCCAGCAGGTCCAGGATCGCGAGGTCGTGTTCGATGACCAGCATCGACTTGTCCTCCTCCTCGGCGAGTTCCCGGATCAGCCGCGCTGCGGTCACGCGCTGACCGATGTCCAGATACGGCGTGATCTCGTCTAAGAAGTAGAAGTCCGTGTCTCGAGCCAGCGTGGCCGCGATGGCCACCCGCTGGAGTTCCCCGCCCGAGAGGTCGTCGATCGACTGGTCCATGACCGGTCCGATCTCGAGGCGCTCGACCAGCGAGTCGAGGGCACCGCGCTCGTCGGTTCGCTCCAGTAGCTCGCGGGTGTTGCCGTCGAAGCTGTTGGGGATCTGGTCGACGTACTGGGGCTTTCGCGAGATCGTCACGTCGCCGTCCCGGACGTCCGCGATGTAGTCCTGCAGTTCGGTCCCGCGGTAGGCTTCGAGTACCTCGTCCCAGCCCGGCTCCTCCTCGTGGCGGCCCAGGTTGGGCTCGAGTTCGCCGGCCAGAATGCGGACGGCGGTGGTCTTCCCGATCCCGTTTGGCCCCAGAATACCGGTGACCCGCCCCTCCTGTGGGGCGGGCAGGCCGTACAGCGAGAAGGCGTTCTCGCCGTAGCGGTGAACGGGCTCGTCCTGCAGTTCCTGGGGGAGGTTGATGATCTCGATGGCGTCGAAGGGACATTTCTCGACGCAGATACCACAGGTCTCGCCCAGACAGATCTCCTCGGAGATGTGGATCTGTTCGGGCTGGCCCTCGGCGGCCTCCTCACCGCGGAGGGTAATACACTCCTTGCCGGTCCGGTTGGGCGGACAGTAGTTCTTGCACTCGTAGCCACAGCGATCGGGCTGGCACCGATCGAGGTCTACGACGGCGATGCTGTCGTCGGCCATGTTAGCCCGTGACCTCCGCAGTCAGCAGGATTCCCCACGTCACGAACCACAGCGAGAAGGTCATGAACGCGACGAAGAGGTAGTGTTTCGTCCCGAACTCGTCGTCGCCGTAGATCCCCGAGACGTTGATGACGACGTACTGGAAGAGGATCGCGCCGAGGACGAACGCGAGCGCCTGCGTATCCTGGGCCGCCTCGGCGGTGGTCCCGACCCAGGTGGTAGACGCAAGCGCCGCGCCGACGCCCAGCAACGCCGACATCGCGGTGACGCTGACCGAGCGAATGTGTTCGCGTCGGTCGCTGATCGATTCGGTCGACATGGACCGAACTCTGTCGCCGGGAGTGAAAAGGAATTCGCATTGTGCGGCTCGGTGCTCCTGCCGAACTGGCCGTTGAGAGTTCCCCCCCCCTCTATTTATAAGTTTTACAGGCAGTCAAGGCGAATGCCCCGGGGTTGAAGCCGACACTCTGTGGCACTAACTCGTCTACGAACCGTCTAGCAGTCATCTACGTACGACCCTGCTGTGTATCCCCCGTTAAACGCAACGTTACAACCGGTGTAGATCGTTCCATCGACCGTCACATCGTCATTGAACGTGACTGAGTCTCCAACGTAGAGATCTCCCCCAACAGTAACCTCTTTGTTCAGTTTGCTGTTGTCTCCGATCGAGACGTCACCGCCAGCGCTGACTACTTTGTTTGCAGTGTAGTCGTCTCCTACGGTGAAGTCCCCTGTCGCGTTCACCTTTTTGTTCGTTTTACTGTTATTACCTAACGAAATATCCCCGCCAGCGTTGATCTCCTTGTTCACTTTGCTGTTATCGCCCATCGAGATGTCTCCACCAGCGGTGACCTTTCCGTTCGTCTTGCCGCCGTCGCCGATCGAAATATCGCCGCCGACGTTGACCTCTTTGTTCGCAGTGTAGCTACCCCCGGTAGTGAGGCTACCATCTGCCGTAACTCGACCGTTCGTCTTCCCGTTATCGCCGATCGAGACGTCCCCGCCAGCGGTGACTTCCTTGTTTGCCTTTCCGTTATCGCCGATAAACACGTTTTCATCGGTGTCGATCCCGTCGTTCGCTTTGCTGCCGTCTTCGACGACGACATCACCGTCGTTCGGTTCATCCGGAGGTCCGCCAGTGCACTCGTAGTCGACCGTAACGGGTAATGTCGCTTGCTCGATTCGGAGTGACCCCCCGTCTCCAAACGCCTCGACGACGGTGAGAACGCCGGATTCACTTCCGCCTGTACCTCCGCCGTCACACGAAATTACGACTGCCGAACTCCCTCCCGCGGGTATCTCGCTTGGCAGTTCTCCCTCGACTCTCAGATCGGACCCCGTAGTATCGGCCAGCTCGAGTGTCAAATCTGTGCCGGCGTTGTTCCGAATCGAGACGGGAGCCTCGTCGTTCGGTCCATCCAGTGTCAACTGTGTCGAACTAACGCCGATCAACGCATTGCTACTGGCCGTACTGACACCAACCCCGCGATCCGCCGCCAGCGTACTGAACCCGAATACCGGGCCCGACAGTAGCACCGTTCCCGCGAGAATGAACACGACCGCGAGTTTGCTGATCGAATTCATAGTCACGGCGGTCGTTCCATCTCGCCGAGTCGCATCCGCCGCGTCTGTGTCACGTGGACGATTGCCGACGCGGCAAACAGCGCGAATACCAGCGTCGCCCATCCCAGCTTCGGGATCGGTTCCGTCGGCACGACCTCGAGCCACAACCCAGCTATCACGACCGCACCGACTGCCGACAGGCCTAGATAGTAGACGCCCCACGGGACCGAATCGCCCGGGACGATGTCCAGATAGACGTCCAACTCGGCGGCCTCGTCGGTGAGTTCGATCGTCCGATCGTCGAACTCGATGACGTCTGCCCGCTCGAGCGTCGGGAGGTGTGTCTGCTGCAGCGAGGTGTAGACCCGCTTTCGCTCGGCGGAGGTGATCTCCTCGACCTCTTTCTCGAGTTCCCAGGCGGCGACGTGTTCGGCGAGATCGCCCAGCGTGACGGGACCGTCTTCGCGCTTGCAGTAGTGGATGGTGTACCGTCGGCGCCGGTTGCTCAGGAGGTCGAATATTTCCCCTTCCCTCGATTGCTCGTCGCGGCCCGCCGGATCCGTTTGGGCCGGTTGGCTTTCGCTACTCGTCGCCATCCCCTGTTCGGTATGATTTACGTGACTGTTGATACATAACCCTTGTTGCCGAGTAAGGCTGTGTCAGCGCGTCTCAACCCCGCTTTCGGCGGGTACAGTGGGACCCGAATCCGCTGCCGTCGGTCGCTTTCTTCGCCGCCACGTCGGCGATGTTCGGCTCCGATCCGTTCGGATGTCTCCATGGCGGGACGCATAGACGAGTGGTAATTCTTGGGACGGAGAACTGCTCTCGAGTGCTAACGGTGTTCGGGTCTGTAGTTCGGTGAGCGCGGTCCACTGTCGACTCACAACGGGTGAATCGAGAACTCGAAGCCGGTTCGGTTGGACCGGTAGCGTACGGACCGAATCTGTCGGGATCGACTGCCGTCGATCGGTCGGCCCCGCGTCGGCGATACCGTCCCCGATCGGAGTCCGCGTTAGTCCGGAACGCACTCGACGTCGATCTCTCGCTCGAGGCCGACCGTGACGGTGCCGTCGCTGAACACGCCGTCCACAATGATTGTCCCGGATTGCTGTTGTTGATCGCCGAATCCCCAGTCCCCCTCTGCAGGACAGCTAAAGTCCCCGAGTACGATGCGAATCCCGTTAGGAGTTTGATCGTATCGTACTCCGTTTCTGCGAGTCATATCGGGTCCTTGGAAATTAACGGACAACGTTTCCATAGTTAATTCGCCAGATGGTGCGTTATCTTCTAACAAAACTGCTTTTCTGTCGTTGTACCGGTAAGAACTGCACCCTCCGAATAGACAGAAACCGCCACCGTTGCTGTCCCCGCTTTCCAGCGTGACCGTCCTGTCTGAGGTCGAATAATTGAGGCCGAGCAGGGCATCGTCGTCACTGGCCGTTTCGATCTCAACCCCGCGGTCGGCGAGCGTCGCGTCGAACGCGCCGCTCGAGACGGCGACCAAGATCGCCCCGCTGATGATCAACCCGACACCGAGATAGATGCTCCATCGCATGGTCGTGGGTTTCGAACGCAACTCCGGCTATCGCGGTCGGAAGGCGCGGTGGCTCCAGTTCGCGACGGGCCGACTCCGACGATACCGCGATTTCGCCCCGATATCGACGCCATCGTCGTTCTCGAGCGACCGTTCGAATTCGGCCCGACGGAGCCGCCGCCGCGGAGTCGACGACGGCGACGAGCGACGCGCCGGTCGCGGTCATTCACACCTTCCTTACTGAACACGACCCCCAAAGAACCTGCGGATCGTTCGTTCGTTCGTGCGGAGAACAGGCTAGACGTACTCCGACCGGCCTCGAGCGTTCGAGAACGATCGTTCGTATCCGCCCCAACCTCGTGACATCTTCAGGGACTTCTTGCCCCGGAGAGACGGATATACCCGCCGTTCAGGACACTCTTGAACCGTCGTATGGCTGGTCTTTCCGGTCTTCCGGTCACTCAATACAAAGTGGGTGATGTTCGTGGACGAGAGTAAGAACCGCTTTGTCGCCCTCGCTGGGGCACTCGGCGGGAACGGTGATCATAACTATGAGATTGAATCGACGCAACGTGTTGCTCGGATTGGGTACGATCGTCGCCGGCGGCGGTGCTGCACTAGGAACAGGCGCGTTCAGTAGCGTGGAAGCCGAACGGACGGTTACCGTCGAGACTGCTGGTGACGCAAGCGCGTTCCTTGGCCTCGACGCAGATGATGCGTACGATGTCGGTACTGATACGGTCCAACTCAACCTCGGGTCCGGCGGGAACGATGCCGACGGGAGCGGCCTCAATATCGACGCCAAAACAAGCTGGGAACCGATGCTTGCCGTCCAGAACAACGGAACGCAGAAGGTAACGGAGCTAGAGTTCAGCTACGATGTCGCCAATAATGACGGGAGCGGCAATACCTTTAGCCGAGTCGAGGTCGGCAGTGTAACAGCCGATAGTAATGAAATCGGAATCGAATTTCAGTACCGTGGCGATCACTCCTTCGGGAGTACCGATGGGTTCGAGCATGGGAGTTCCGAGTCGTCGAAAAGCAACGAGCCGACTTCCGGAAATCCATTGAACACTACCAATATTGCTGCTTACGATCTCGTCATCGATACGCGTGGAAGCAACGTCGACTCGAGTACGTCACTCGACGTGACCGTGACGATCACCGCGTCGACCGAAACGTAATGAAAAGACGAAACGTCGTACTCGGCCTCGGGACGATCGTTGCGGGCGGGGGTGCCGCGCTCGGAACGGGCGCGTTCAGCAGCGTGGAAGCCGAGCGGACGGTTACCGTGGAAACCGCCGGCGACGCGAACGCGTTTCTCGCACTCACGCCGGCAAGCGGCGCAAGCGAGTACGTCGACGATAGCGGAGACACAATCGAAATCGACATCACCGGCAACTCGGAGGGCGCAGATGGTATCAACCAGAACGCCCTCACATCGTTCGACGAACTCGTCACCGTCACGAATCAGGGGACGAACGACGTCAATAGTATCACGCTCACGATCCAGGGGGACAACGGCGAGGACGAGCTCCTGACGCCGACCCCGACGAGTTTCGGTGATGGCGATTTCCCCGATAACGGTAATGCGTCCGCGTTAGCGCCCGGCGAGGCGGTCTCGTTCGGCCTCGACATCGAACTTCGCGCGGACCAGATCGACGACACCGTGGCCGCATACGACAACGGCGATATCGACAGCGCCAATTTCGAGCCGGCGATTCTGATCGACGCGACGGCGGCGTGACGACCTCGAGGATCGAACGCGACCTCCGTATTCGGTCTCGGAGCGGTTCGTCGCAGGTCCCTCGACGGTGACGGGAGGCCCGTTCCGTCGTTCCGGAATGGGGCCTGTCACACGACCTCACGCGATATTTGGGTTCAATGACGGCCTGAAGGTGGTATCGCCGACTATTCGACCGTTCTGCTCGATCAATACAAAGTGGGTACAGCAACGAGGGATGGATAGAAGGTCGGTCGGTACTCCGTGCCTTCGGATACCGGCAGCGACCGTACGGTGATCATACAATGTCAATGAACAGACGAAACGTGTTGCTCGGACTCGGAACGATCGTCGCCGGCGGTGGCGCTGCGCTCGGCTCGGGCGCGTTCAGCCAGGCGGAAGCACAGCGGTCGGTTAGCGTTTCCCTCGAGGGTGACTCGAGCGGATTACTCCGGCCCACTGTTAACGACGGTGACTACGAGGGAGTCGACAGCACTACCACGACAGAAAGCGACAATGGGAGCGTCAGCGTCACGCAGATCAATTTCGTCGGTATCAACGACGAATCCGTGTTCGCTTTCGATGACGTTCTAACGATTGGCCTCCAAGATGAAACTGGCAACGAAGTCAGTGGGACCTTCGATATCAGTATCTCCACTGATTCTGGTAGTGTCGCAGTCTACGGGGATAGCTTCCCCACTGATGGACCTCGTGGCGACGTGACGGATGCCGAACTCGGAACAATCTCCGCTAGTGACTCCGGCTCAGCTACAGACGGTTCAAGCGTTTCCGCTGGTATTGCTATCAACACGAATTCAACTAACAGTGATGATCGATTCGATGGTACACTGAATGAGGATAGTACCGCCGATATAACTATCACTGCTCAGCAGCAGGACTCCTGATCGGACTCCCGAATGGAGGCTCCGAAACCCGACACCGTGCCGGTATTGGACCATCGGATGATTCGGACGGGTTGTTCGCTCCACGTATACACTCATAACGGACCGCAATGCTATCGTCACGAACGCTGCTCGTCATGGCCGCCGTCTGCTTTCTCTTTACGCTCGCGATTCCGACGGCGGCACTGACGGTCGGGGAAGACCGGACGTCGGACGAGGTCGTCCTCGAGCCGACGAGCAGCTACGCGGAACTCGACGGGTCGAACGAACTGGTCCTCGACTTCGACGGGTTCAACGGAAACACGGCGTTCGTGACTCGAGACGTGTTCACGATCACGGTCGGCGAGGATGCCGACGATATCGAGTCGGTTTGGATCGAGCACGATGTCGAGGGCGTGGCCTTCTACGCGGACGGGAGCGAGATCACTCCGGAATCGCGACTCGAACTGTCCCCGGGCGACTCGCAGACCGTGGATGTTACCGTCGATACCCACGTCGCCAAATCGACGACCGAGACGTTCTCGGTCGTGGTCGAGTACGAGGGTGACGAAGTCGATGATGACAGTGGCAGCGACTCTTTCATCTACGGCTCGAGCCTGTCCGTCTCGTCGACGACCGTCGAGGCGGGCGAGACGGTAACGGTCAACGCGACCTACCGAAACGACGGCGATGGATGGGGGACCGAGACGGCTCGGCTGACGGTCGATGGAACCGTCGTCGACCAGCGGACGGTCGCGCTCTCGGCGGGCGAAAAACAGACGGTCAGTTTCGAGCGCCGGATGGAGTGGCCCGGCACGTACGAGGTCGGTATCGAGGGGATCGGGCAGCAGTCGGTGACCGTCGAGGGGCCGCAAGTCGAGGTCTCGAGCGCCGCCGTTGCCGATACCACGATCACCGCCGGGGAGACCACGGACGTACAGACGACGGTCCGGAACCCGTCCGACGGGTCGCTCGAGCGCACGCTCGAGCTGTCGGTCGACGGGATCGTCGTCGATACCCGAACCGTCTCGATCCCCGCCGGCGGCGAGCGGACGGTGGCCTTCCGGCGATCGTTCGACGAGCCGGGGACCTACGCGATCGCGGTCAGCGGCGTCGATGCGGGGACGGTGACGGTCGGGGAGCGGGCCGGATTCGACGTTCGGAACCGCGAGCTATCGCCTGCGACGACGGCGGCGCTCGCGCCGCCGGCGACGGCCGGATTGCTGTTCCTGGCGGTCGCCGCGAACCGGCGCTGGTCGTTCGTCCGGTAGGTCGCGGACTCGAGCTGCCACCGGAGCGGTCCGGTGGCTCTCGCGAGTTTTATGCTCCAGCGGGCACATAGTGAACTCGAACCGTCTGTCGCCTATGACAGTCACTCACCGATGACAAACGCGACGCTCGTCACGCGGGGGCTCGGTGCCCTCCTCGCGCTGGTCGTAATCTTGCTGGTGGTCGGCCAGCTGCTGGGTCAGCCGATCCTGCTGGGCTACGTCGCGACCGGCAGCATGGAGCCGAAAATCGACGCCGGCGACGGCTTCGTCGCCGTGCCCAGCGTCGCCGCCGGCTCGGTCGAGGAAGGGGACGTGGTGGTATTTCAGGCGCGGGATCTCAACGGCGGCGGGCTGACGACCCACCGCGTCGTCGACGAGACCGAGGAGGGTTACGTCACGAAAGGGGACGCCAACCCCTTTACCGATCAGGACGGCGGCGAACCCCACGTCACGGAGGGACAGATCGTCGCCAAAGCCCTGCAGATAAACGGCGCGGTCGTGACGATCCCGTATCTGGGCACCGCGATCATGGGGTTCCAGAGCGCTGCGCAGGGAAGCGTCGAGACGGTCACGTCGGTGTTCGGCGTGACCAGCGGCTCCTCGAACGGGCTCGGTGCCTTGCTGGTCGGGGTCGGGGTCGCGATGCTCGGGTTCGGGACCCTCCTCGAGCGGCTCGGACCGGGTCGCCGCGAGACGAGTCGGTCCCGTTCGCGGGAGAACGTGATCGCGTTCTGGACGGCGCTGGGACTCGTCTTGCTCGTGTTCGTGATCTTCGCGACTGCGGCGATGGTCGTCCCGTCTGGCACCACCGAGTACGGTCTCATCAGTTCCGAGTCGCCCACCGACGATCCACAGATCGTTGCGCCCGGCGAAACGGCGGAACTGACACGGACGGTCGACAACGCCGGCTATCTGCCGATCGTGGTGGCTCACGAGGCAGAAAGCGGCGGTATCGGCGTCGAGCCGCGGTCTCGGACGATCGGGATTCGTGACAGTGGGGAGGCGACGGTGACGCTGTCGGCCCCCGAGCAGACGGGCGAGTACACGCGCCATCTCGGCGAGTACCGGTATCTCGCCGTGTTGCCCCCGTCGGTGCTGCTCTGGCTCCACGACATCCACCCGCTTGCCGCTATCGGGGCGGTCAACGCCGTCATCGTCTCGGTCGCGGTCGCGATCGTTCTCCTGCTGTTCGGTAGCGGCGATATCCGGGTCCGGTCCGCAGGGGGTCACGTCCCCCTCTCGACTCGCATTCAGCGTCGCGCTCGGCGCTGGTTCCGTGATCGGAAATAACGTTCTGTTGTTGCAAATACCACGGAAAAGCCACTACCCTTATAGTGGTCTGTTTCTTTCACTTAGACATGTATTGTCCCGAATCCCGACCAGTTCGGCCCCGATCGGCTCTTCCGGAGCCGGGCAATCGACTGGCCGGTCGGGACACCCGGGGGCACAGGGATGATCGATAACCCGCGTCTCGAGTTGCTGTTGGCCAAGCGCGGTCGGACCATCGTGATCGCACTGATCGCGATCGGCGTCCTGTCGATCGCCGCGACGGGGTGGGCCGTCGCCAACCCGGAAACGACGACCGCCCCGCAGTACACCGAGGAACGCGTGACGGTCGAGGGAAGTACCAGCGCCGTCGTCACCGAGAGCGGAACGCTCTGGCCGGAGGGCCAGCGGCTCTCGGACAGTTCCGTCTACCTGCTGAACGCGACGCCGGAGCTGACTGTCGAGGCCGAAACGCGGTTGCGAAACGAGACCGGCGGGACGCCCGTCGAGGACGGGGACGTGACCCACGAGGTCTCGATGCGTTTCCAGGCGACCCGTGACGGGTCCCCCTTCTGGAACGACACCACGACGGTACTGCGCGAGTCGCCCTCGGTCGAGAACGGCGTCGCCACGTCGAACGCGACGATCGACGTCGAATCTTACCGCCGACAACAGCGGCAACTCGAGCGCGAACTCGGCGGGATCGGGACGGTCGAACTTGCAGCGGTGCTTCACACCGAGTACGACACCGGCACCCATCAGGGGACGCTCACGACCACCGCGCCGATGGAGATCACCGACGAGGCCTACTGGCTCGAGGGCGAACTGTCGGAGTCGACGCCACACCGCTACCGCAGCGGGACCGAGCGGACGACCACGTCCAGAAGTCCGGCGCTGATCGGCGGCCTGTCGCTGCTGGGGACGCTGTCGCTCGCCGGCGCGGCACTGGTCGTGCGCCGGTCGCCGGGCGATCTCGAGGCCGCTCGCCGGGCGCTCCACGAACAGCGCTACGCCGAGTGGATCTCGCGGGGCTCGATCCCGATGTGGATCGGCGACTACCACGTCTCGCTCGATACGCTCGAGGACGTCGTCGACGTCGCGATCGACACCAACGAGCGCGTCGTCCACGATACCCAGCGCGGGCTGTTCGCGGTCGTCAACGACGGCGTCGTCTACTACTACAGCGACCGCGGGCTCTGGGAGGAGACCGCGTGGCCCGAGATGGATCTGGAGGCGAATCCGGCCGTCATCGACGGCGACGGCGAACTCCCCACGACGGACCTGTCGGCACTCGACACGAGCAACGAGTTCGCTGCACCCGACGATCCGGACGGGTTCGAGGACGACGAAGAGGTCTGGGAACAGCTCTGACTGGTCCGACGGGTTCGCGGTAACGTTGTCGCCGCTATCGTCACTGCGGTCTGGCGATTGCCGTTTGATTGTGAACCGAAGGGGCCCTTCTGCTGCTCGTTCTGTATCAGAACCAAATCCTACTCATTGATCATAAACGAAATCCATATAAGATCGTTCTGCAAAATTCGCGCCGTATGGAGACGCCACTCATTGTCACGGACTTTCTCGACCAGGCCCGTTCCCACTACGGGAACGAGGAGGCGATCGTCGGGACCGACGGCGAACGATTTACTTACGCCGAGTTCGGCGAGCGAGTCGACCGGTTCGCGGCGGCGCTGCAGGAACGGGGGATCGAGAAGGGTGATCGCGTGGCCGTGCTGGACCCGAACACTCACTA containing:
- a CDS encoding ribosome biogenesis/translation initiation ATPase RLI; translation: MADDSIAVVDLDRCQPDRCGYECKNYCPPNRTGKECITLRGEEAAEGQPEQIHISEEICLGETCGICVEKCPFDAIEIINLPQELQDEPVHRYGENAFSLYGLPAPQEGRVTGILGPNGIGKTTAVRILAGELEPNLGRHEEEPGWDEVLEAYRGTELQDYIADVRDGDVTISRKPQYVDQIPNSFDGNTRELLERTDERGALDSLVERLEIGPVMDQSIDDLSGGELQRVAIAATLARDTDFYFLDEITPYLDIGQRVTAARLIRELAEEEDKSMLVIEHDLAILDLLADTLHVAYGEPGAYGVITSPKSVRNGINEYLSGYLDNENMRIRPNPIEFEEHAPRSVSRADTLVEYPDLTKSYGDGEFTLEVEGGTIRENEVLGVVGPNGIGKSTFAKLLTGNLEPDEGDADLDLDISYKPQYVTIDQHMRVDAFLSSITDQFGSSYWNTEIAQPLQLERIMEQNLSDLSGGERQRVAIAACLSDSADLYLLDEPSAHLDVEQRVQATKAIRRYAEQQDATVLVIDHDIYMMDLLADRLMVFDGEPAVQGRAGQPQSMRDGMNEFLANLEVTFRRDERTSRPRINKPESQLDRQQKSEGEYYYAP
- a CDS encoding EMC6-like membrane protein — encoded protein: MSTESISDRREHIRSVSVTAMSALLGVGAALASTTWVGTTAEAAQDTQALAFVLGAILFQYVVINVSGIYGDDEFGTKHYLFVAFMTFSLWFVTWGILLTAEVTG
- a CDS encoding DUF7344 domain-containing protein, giving the protein MATSSESQPAQTDPAGRDEQSREGEIFDLLSNRRRRYTIHYCKREDGPVTLGDLAEHVAAWELEKEVEEITSAERKRVYTSLQQTHLPTLERADVIEFDDRTIELTDEAAELDVYLDIVPGDSVPWGVYYLGLSAVGAVVIAGLWLEVVPTEPIPKLGWATLVFALFAASAIVHVTQTRRMRLGEMERPP
- a CDS encoding CARDB domain-containing protein; translation: MLSSRTLLVMAAVCFLFTLAIPTAALTVGEDRTSDEVVLEPTSSYAELDGSNELVLDFDGFNGNTAFVTRDVFTITVGEDADDIESVWIEHDVEGVAFYADGSEITPESRLELSPGDSQTVDVTVDTHVAKSTTETFSVVVEYEGDEVDDDSGSDSFIYGSSLSVSSTTVEAGETVTVNATYRNDGDGWGTETARLTVDGTVVDQRTVALSAGEKQTVSFERRMEWPGTYEVGIEGIGQQSVTVEGPQVEVSSAAVADTTITAGETTDVQTTVRNPSDGSLERTLELSVDGIVVDTRTVSIPAGGERTVAFRRSFDEPGTYAIAVSGVDAGTVTVGERAGFDVRNRELSPATTAALAPPATAGLLFLAVAANRRWSFVR
- a CDS encoding signal peptidase I — its product is MTNATLVTRGLGALLALVVILLVVGQLLGQPILLGYVATGSMEPKIDAGDGFVAVPSVAAGSVEEGDVVVFQARDLNGGGLTTHRVVDETEEGYVTKGDANPFTDQDGGEPHVTEGQIVAKALQINGAVVTIPYLGTAIMGFQSAAQGSVETVTSVFGVTSGSSNGLGALLVGVGVAMLGFGTLLERLGPGRRETSRSRSRENVIAFWTALGLVLLVFVIFATAAMVVPSGTTEYGLISSESPTDDPQIVAPGETAELTRTVDNAGYLPIVVAHEAESGGIGVEPRSRTIGIRDSGEATVTLSAPEQTGEYTRHLGEYRYLAVLPPSVLLWLHDIHPLAAIGAVNAVIVSVAVAIVLLLFGSGDIRVRSAGGHVPLSTRIQRRARRWFRDRK
- a CDS encoding DUF5305 domain-containing protein: MIDNPRLELLLAKRGRTIVIALIAIGVLSIAATGWAVANPETTTAPQYTEERVTVEGSTSAVVTESGTLWPEGQRLSDSSVYLLNATPELTVEAETRLRNETGGTPVEDGDVTHEVSMRFQATRDGSPFWNDTTTVLRESPSVENGVATSNATIDVESYRRQQRQLERELGGIGTVELAAVLHTEYDTGTHQGTLTTTAPMEITDEAYWLEGELSESTPHRYRSGTERTTTSRSPALIGGLSLLGTLSLAGAALVVRRSPGDLEAARRALHEQRYAEWISRGSIPMWIGDYHVSLDTLEDVVDVAIDTNERVVHDTQRGLFAVVNDGVVYYYSDRGLWEETAWPEMDLEANPAVIDGDGELPTTDLSALDTSNEFAAPDDPDGFEDDEEVWEQL